Below is a window of Impatiens glandulifera chromosome 2, dImpGla2.1, whole genome shotgun sequence DNA.
TGCATCGAATTCTtctgatttttctttcaaaaaataaaccCAAGTCTTCCTTGTGTAGTCATCAATGAATGTAATAAAGTACTTCTTCTCACTGTATGACTTAGGTGTGATTGGGCCGCATATATCGGTGTGAATCAGTTCGAGAGACTTCCTTGCACTATATTTCGCCTTCTTTGGGAATGAGTTCCTTACTTGTTTTCCGAGTACACATCCCTCGCAAAATTTCTTGGTGTAATCCATGTCTGGTAGCCCGTGAACCATATCCTTCTTTGCTAACTCCTGTAGGCCTCCGTAGTGTAGTTGTCCGAATCGTAAGTGCCACAACGATGCTTTATCCACCATTTTGACTTGTAGACATTGTTCTCGAACGTTTCTCAAGTTGAGTTTGAACGTTCGATTATTGGCCATCTCAACTTGTGTAAGCAACCTTCCTTTTTCGTTCTTTAAATGCAACATTCGGTCTTTCATGAGTATTGAGTATCCCTTCTCCAATAATTGCCCCAAGCTAATAATGTTACTCTTCAAGTCAGGGACAAAGTATACATTTTCAATTGACCCTTCTTTGCCATCGTCTTGTGAGAAACATATTCTATCTCGGCCCTTTACTTGAACCTTCGATTCATCCCCAAATGACACGTACCCATTCTTTATCTCTTGTATCTCCACAAAAAAATTCTTGTTCCCGCACATATGATTGTTGGCTTCAGTATCGAGATACCACAACGTCTCCTTGTCGGAAGTAGTGTCTTTATAGGCCATCATGAGAATATCGACTTCTTTTGTCTCCTCTTCCGCGACCAGATTCGCGTTCTCTTCTATCCTTTTTTCAGAATAGCACTCTTTTGCATAGTGCCCATATTTTCCGCAGTTGTAACATTCGACGTTTGATTTGCACTCTTTTGCATAGTGCCCATGCTTTCCGCAGTTGTAGCATTCAACAGTTGGATGATTTGACCGACCGCCTCTCCCACGACCACGTCCTCGCCCACGCCAATTTTGCTGGCTTGACTGATCCTTTTCTTCATAATTATTTCCACGTCCTCGGCCTCCGCTGCGGCCATGACCACGACCTCCACGACCGCGTCCCCTTCCTCGATTGTGTTGCGCATACATTACTCTGTCCTCCTTGATGGTTGTCTTGGCTTGTAAGGCTTCTTCGAGAAACtcttgttttttcttattcttccGTTGTTCATGTGCTTCAAGAGAACCAGCAAGATCATCAACGGTCATCTCTTCCAGACCCTTTGATTCCTCGATTGCACAAACGACGTTTTCGAAATTCTCGGTCAATGACCGTAGAATCTTCTCCACAACTCTTGCATTGGAGAGGGTTTCTCCATTGCGTTTGAGTTGATTCACCACTGTTTGCACACGTGTGATGTAGGTAGAAATTCCTTCTGACTCCTTCATCTTCATGGCCTCTAGTTCGCCTCGAAGAGTTTGAAGTCGCACTTGTTTAACTCAATCGGCACCCTTTAAAACCTTTTCTAAAATGTCCCACGCTGCCTTCGAGTTTTCTGCACCTGCAATTTTCTCGAAACCCGACTCGTCCACCGCTTGAAACAAAAGGTAGAGAGCGGTCTTATCTTTTATTCGTGTTTCTTTCAACGCCCTCAACTTAGTCACCGAAAGATTTCTCGTTTCAGTTGGTTCTTCATAACCATCTTCGACTATTTCCCATACGTCTTGTGCACCGAGTAAAGCTCGCATCTGAATACTTCAATTATCAAAGTTGGTTTTGGTGAGTCGCGGCAGTGGTATCTGCCCCAGCGCTTTGTTTGCCATggcgctctgataccaatttgagaaaaataaacttttggaGGAAGAGGATATAGAAAGACTCTTGAGGATTTCTTCTATAAGACTGAaacaaacttttttattatttttttctctcttacttCATATTCAGCACACATACCTTTATTTATAGTCTCTTAACAGAAAACAAAACGtacaagaaataaaaacaaatattaaagacAAAAACTGTAACAGCAACATTTAAGGTTGACCCCTGATTACTAAAACTGCTAAAACGTTTGAAAACTAAACTTAAAAGACATTCaatctattatttaaaatatggctGACCtttatttgagtttattgtGTAACAGATCTAAGTAGGGATTCATTGAAGTCTGCATCCTTCTCCCGCCGTGCTTCGATTCACGTTATCTCCATAGCCCGACGATCATTGGAAATCGTGATTGACTCCAGAAACAACAAACACTAGTGACGAGGAGAGTTAATCGAACAAGCTTCCTAACTCTACGGGTCTTTCCTAGGATTAGACTAGACTAATTAGGAATTGATTTAGGCTCGTTTTGTATCAAAACTTAGAAAACTAAGTTGCTTAGATCTATCAACTAAGGTTAACCAAGTATAACACAAAACAACTATTCAATTCAATCACAAGAAACTAGATGAAACTTGGAAGGTTATGCATAATTGACTTAGAATTAAATGATGAAGTTCTGCAGTATTTAAGGTCTAACCAAGTCTGTAGGAAAATGGCTAGATGCAGTACTGATCGAAGAAGGTAGCTCTAAGCGAAGATTGGAGTTTAAGAGAGAGGAGGTTAGGTAGTTCAACCGTGATCAATTATGGGGTGATCGAAAGCTTATATACGAAGTTAAAGAGGTAGTTTAGGGatcaattatgtttatttttaattttctttctttgtctCTAGTGCGGTTCCTGGAAAAACGCAAAAGACAACGTTATACTCAAAATTTTCGAGCAAATCATCATAAAGGTGTTCGTTTGCCCAAATTCTGAGTATTTAcgaagatttatgttttttctcgaaaatgtaaaaagtaaaattatactCAAACTTCACAATTTTTCGAGTTCATCGTCCTGAAACGATTTATTTgcccaaattttaattattttttcaaaattgatGTTTGAATCAAACTATAATAAGTCAAAAGGAGCCGGTTCgcaaattaaatatgtattttaaatctCTCATTCTATTAGTGAAATATGATGATTATGCTAGACGgctgaatatatttattttaattataagtaTGATTATTATGCTAAACcgaatatatttgttttaattaaataagtgtAAAATAGAAATTCTACACAAaggaaaagtaaaaaaaataaaatatatgtgtttaaACACtctaatattattcatttatttccaCATCATATATAAACGATGATGAAACTGATATTCATCGCCATTAACATGCATACTGCATATGCatacttttattataacaaGTGTGTGTGGTACAAACtcattaacttattttttttctttattttctgaaAGGAAACTAGCCTTCCAGCTGATGATATATATAGTGCTAGTAACTGGTGATCaccataattaataagaatatatttggAGATGATTGCCACAATCCACAAATTGGTAATCAACAATAAGGTGACCCTGGGCAATCCCACTCCCGTCGGTGTCAAGCTGCCGGAACACTCCCTCGTCTAAATCCAACCCTCCGTTGCTGCACTGATCCACTATCCTTACAGTTCTTTTTGCCCCTGTCCGTGTGTTTGTCACCTGCAAgtacatattaattatatcacaATCCCAATCGCTATTAGAGTCATATATATGTTAAGAGTAATGATAAAGAGCGGAAATTTGGTGTCATGAATAGTGTCGGAAATGATGTGCCAACACGTGATTGGACTTAAATCTAATATaagagaaattttttattttctaggtCCAATCACGTGTTGGCATGACACCATTTATGACATCAAATTTCCGTTctttatcattactcatataaaTATGCGTACCAAGAGACATTTGCCACACGATGCCTGCCCTTTTGGACCGGAAGGACCACAAAAGGCGGTCCAACCATACTTCATCCTCCAAGAGAGGGGCTTGTTCCCGTCCCATGTCGAGCAATATGCACTGACGGCGTAAAGGTCCCAGTTAACCTTCTGGGGGTTATAGAAATGATAAGTGGCCCTCACCCTCACATTCGACGTGGTTCCTGCTGGGGCATCTCCACGGCAGTTACTCACGCCCACGCTTAAGCTAAATATTAGTATTAGGCATCTTACCATTATCCGAACATtattagtcatttttttttttattacggCTAGTCTTATTACTACTATCTTTATACAAcgtactaatatatatatatatatatatatatatatatatatatatatatatatatatatatatatattagtttcaactacttttttttctttatttttattagactTCATCTGGGTCGCCTTTGTTGACCGTGGAGgcttattactttttttttctgtgTTGAATTTAGGTTTAGGAGTAATTTGGGGGTAAGTTTGAAACAAACTTAAGgatagaattttaaaaaaaatggttaaaaattttggataaaaggtaagttttattatttttttaataattaaataaataaataataaattatatcataaaaaataatttaaaaaattttaagatGGCATGGTGACACTCTTTATTAGGTCCATGGAATTAGTTATTtcagattatttttaattgagaaacctatttaattaataatttatttattatttaaatcataaactaaatataaaaatacttttaaaaatagattaCAAAATATTCCTACATGTatgaacattttattttttatccaaataattattataaatatttttaaattaataattattaagactaaaaaatgtaaaataaatagttattattattttttaatttcacgTAGAGTAGTGTCATCTAAGTAGCTAGTTATCACATTCTTACATATTTCGAAATGTAGAGTATTGTGTTCTAAGTAGTTAGTTAATTTcccatttttaaatattttttcaatattcttCTTTTAGgttcaaaatcaattaaattcttCAATGtctttcattttatatttcatatatagaTACAAACTTCAAATATATATTGgtataaaattgacatttatatttataaactttgattgattccattttaaaaaatatcagtaGCAACCATTTAATTAATCTTAAGAAAATTGTAgagtgataattatttttcttaaataaaatgaacgagatatatttttagttattagCTTGTAATAGAAAACTAGTAAAGAtggaaattattaaaattttagggTTGATTCTCTACTCTTAATTTTCCGTGCTCCTCCTTACAAGGGAGAGGTAATATCgtaataaaaaaactcttttttaTTACGATATTGCCCTTCCCTGTGAGAGGGAACAGTGGGGGCACGACAAATTGGGAGCAGAGGTTCTCAAGTACATAAAAGATgagtaactttttatttttccatAGTTGACATAGAAGTCACTCTATTAGTACGAGGGAGAAGTAAAATCAAGTATAATTCAAGTTTGAATAagaaatgtaatatatatatatataataatatttaactataaatCACCGAGTTTTAGTACCACAACGCACGATCCGTTATATGAGCGTAAACGGTCAGGTTATTGATTAGCAATTCGACCCGTCCTCAAAACATGGAGCGGGTcattaaaaaactatattaaaaatgatatatatatatatatgaaatgataGAGGCGACTGGTGCAGCGACTCCCGACGTGGCATGCCATGGTggattaaaaaaagtataagcGCGCCTTTTCGTCTTCATTTTCAAAACCCTAGCCTTCTTCCGCTTGAAACTCATTACGCCCCGGCCTCTTCATACCTCCTAAGAGAAGAACTCACCAACCTTTGATAGGAAAATAGAAGAAATAGCAGTACGAACGGCGAAACAACGACAAGTGTGTGGGTTAACGGTACCAACATGGGAAAACAGAAGAACTCATGAAGCTTCATCACTCCTAAAAGAAATATTGGTGACTTGATATGGTATCGTTTTCAAAAGCGACAGTGGCTAAAAAACTGCGAAACAACGACAAGTACAAGATTTAacggtttagggtttagggtttaatcTAAGACATGATAGTACCTTAGTAATTGCTTGAGATTGGATAGGATGAGAAGAGATAAGAAGAGAATTGTGATAATAGATTCTACAATTGGATAAATGGGATTATAATTGTAGAGGAGAATAGGAATTGAGGAGAGAGGGTATGACTAACCTTGTGATTGAATTATTGGTTGAATGTCTTCCATTCTCAAATTGTTGCTTAAACATTCAATTGTTGTAGCCTCTTTTCCCTCCAAGTTTTCCCACCAAACCAGTTACAACTGTCCAACCCAACTTATTTTCAcaccttttatttaaaaaaaaaaaaacttctgaCAATTATACCCATTGGCTTATTCTAGGGCTTACAACCCCAATTCTCAATTCTCTTCGTAACATTAGCCTCTCCATCACATCTTGTTCGATCACAAACGAGATGAGAATTAGAAATAGTTTTCCTCACTAACAGCACAAAATTGGGATAACGATCCATCAGCTAAGATTCTTCCTCCCATGTTGCATCATCATCGGAGGAATTAGACCATCTAATTATCAAGAATTGGTCCACGCTaattccttcttttcaaaccaCTCTTTCATCTAGAATAGCCACTGGTTTTAAAGCATCATTAGTGCATAAGATTAGAATATGAAGAGTAGCCAAGACAGCACCTACTCTTTTCTTTAGCTGtgaaatatgtataatattgtGCATTCGTGTTGTTGAAGGAATGTCCAGCTTATATGTAACCTTTACAATTTTTTCCACCAACATAAATGTTCCATAGAATTTTGGACTAAGTTTGTGCATTTTTCCTCGAATTGACAATTGTTAGTATGACTATAATTTAACAAACATTCAATCTCCTACTTCATACACACAGTCCACCCATTTTTTGTCATCTTGTTGTTTCATGCGGTTTTAGGCTCTTTAAAGATGAAATTTCAGCAGCTTAAGGACTTCTTCCCTAGTAGATAGACTAAGATCAACTACTTTTACTTTTGAATTCCCATACATATAAGGATAATGGATTGGTGTAGGTTTTCCATATACAATCTCATACGGTGATGATAAGGTTGTCGAATGAAAGTTGATATTGTACCACCATTCTGCTAAAGAAAACCAAGTTACCCATGACTTAGGCTTTTGGCCAACCATACAACATAAATACGTTTCCAAACTTCGGTTGAGTACCTCAGTTTTACCATCAGTTTGTGGATGATATACCGATGACATGGCTTATTGAATACCCTACAGCTTACATAATTCTCTCCAGAATGTACTTACAAATATCTTGTCCCTATCACTAACAATCGTTAAGGTCATACCATGGAGCTTAAAAATATTGTCAAGGAATACCTGGCCAATTGTATTTGATGAATATGGATGTCGAAGACTAATAAAATGTTTCATCTTCGAAAGTATGTCTACTATCACCAAAATTGTTGAGTACCCATTAGATTTAGGCAACCCCTCAATAAAATTCATAGATATGTCGCTCCAGTTTGACTTAGGAATAGACAAATGTTGTAACAAACATTTGTAACCTTGAGTTTCCCATTTTGTTGTTGGAAAATATCACAATTTCTTACGTATTCTCGGACATCCCGTTCCAATCCTCTCTAATGATAAGCTTGTCGAAGTTACTAATAGGTGACCATCACCCCCGAATGTCCACCCATCGTTGATTTGTgcattataaaaattacattgtTTCTCAACCCTTGATCAGCACCTACTACAATCCTTCCTTCTTTCCTCaattattgattaataaaaGTGAAACCTTCCACCCCTGAAGCATCTCTTCCCAACGTAAGTATAATCTTTTTCAAATTCTCATCATTCTCTTATTATTGTATGATTCTCTTCATTAAGAACGATAAAAATTCAGAAATAGCATAACATGATCTTCCCTACGAAATTCTGGATAAAGTGTTTGCTACCAGGTTCTCTTTACCCTTCTTGTATTAGACAGAAAATTCAAACCCCACCAATTTGTATAGCCACTTCTCTTGGCTTGGATGTTTTATCTTCTGTTCAAGCAAATGTTTAAGTGATTCATGGTCTGTCTTAATCACAAATGGTTTGAATTGTATATAGTGTCTCCACTTTTTAATGGCATGTAGTAtagttagaattttttttgttcatatGTTGATAGAGTTTGTAGCTTTTTGGCCCCAAACCTTTGCTAATGAATGCAATCAAATGTCCTTGTTGTATCAAAACTGCTCCCATTCCTATCATACTTACATCTGTTTCAATCAAAAATTCATCTTCAAAATTTGGTAGTTTAAGTACTAAAGGTCTGGTCATCACCTCCTTGAGTCTTTCAAAAGCAATTGTAGCTGCATCATTCCATTCGAACTTTCCCTTTTTTTAACAGTTTTGTCAATGATCCAACAATTGACCAATAGTCTCTGATAAACCGTTGGTAGTAGTCTGTCAATCATAGAAAACCTCTTAGCTACTTTAGATTATTCGATTCTGGTCATTCCTTGATAGTTGTAATTTTGGACATATCTATTATTACTCCTCTTTATGATCACATGCCCCAGATAATCAATTTCTAGACAAACCAAACCGCATTTTGATTACTTAAGCACTAGTTGATGTTGTCTTAGTTGACCAAAAACTAATCTTAGATGTTTGATATGATCATTCCAACTTTTACTATAGATAAGAATGTCATCAAAGAATACTAACACAAACTTTCTAAGATAAAGTTTAAAAATGTCATCCATTATCCTTTAAAATGTCGATGGGGCATTGGTTAACCAAAAGGCATCACCACAAACTCATATTGCCCTTCATGCATTTTGaaaattgttttacaaatatctTCTTCATTCATCTGTACTTGATGATAGCCGGAATGCAAATTAAGTTTAGAAAAAATAGATCAACCATAAAGTTCATCCATTAAATCTCCGATCAAAGGAATAGGAAACTTATCTTTAATAGTCTCTTCATTCCGCTTTCTATAGTCAATGCATAATCTCCAGATTTGATCCTTCTTTTTAACAAGCATGATTGGTGATGAAAAAGAACTGTAACTCTTCCTGGTTATTCCCGCATCGAGCATTTCCTTAACCATGTTCTTCATTTCATCCTTCTATAGAACTGGATACCAGTAAGGCTTCAAGCTTATGCCTTTGCTCCTTCCTTTAAACGTATCTGAAGATCATAACTTCTAATTGGAGGTAACGTTGTCGTCTTCTAAAATAAGTCTTCAAATTCCTTTAACTAATTCTTCAATTGGTCCTCCACATTTTTCTCATGTAAGGAAGCTATTATCGAATATAATTCTGTTGGACTGATTTTTTCCTCCCTGATAGTAATAACTACTACTTCAGCTCCCTTTTTAACTACCATTTTTAGCATGCTGCCATCTAACAATTCTACCTTACTTATAGTGTCACCCTTCAGTTTTACTATTTTTCCAAATATTCAAAACTCATTAGTAATTCTTTGAAATTCCAATTTATACCATTAAGATTTGATAATCATTCCACTCCTAGAATGATATCATATTTTTGAATTGATAACACTTTGGAATTTATAACAAACTCAGTCCCTTGAGAAAAAACATTTAAGACCAACACATTCATTGTTTCATTAACCGATGTTCACTTGCCACTGTTACCATTAGTTGTTCAACAACAGTCTTTACGAACTCAGTATTATGAAGTACCTGAGGGTTCACAAAATTATGAGTGATACCCGAATCTATCAGTATATACACATTGTTTTTTCCCACTGTACCCTTAACCTTCATGGTGTCAAAGTTCTGACCTCCTTCTATGTTAAATAAAGGTGTTTCTTTCGGGATTTCATTTCCGTATTCAGCTACCTCTTCCAATTGTATATTCCTTTCACACACATcaatattcataataatcaGACCAGTTTTACACATGTGTCAATATTCCTATTTTTCTTCGCAATTAAAACATTGATTCCGCTTTCTTTGTTCATCCATGGTTTTCTTGTCCAAATTAGTCCTCCTAGAATTCTAACTGATTGCTATGGGTTTATGAATTACACCACTACTGCTCGAAGTACCATAAATTTACGTACATGGTCTAAGGGAGACTCCACTGTTGTTATTCCTATTACTAAATGCAAGTTGCCTCGGTGTAGGCAAAAGTAGACTTCCTTATTAGATAAGTAGCATTTTCGTGCCAATGATTCACAGAATGCATCTTGTAATTTCTTATTAGTCCTTTCATTCAGCTTGTTCATGCCCATAGCTTCTGATAAAGAATTTGGTTTCTAAATTCTGATAGGATTAACTATTTCTTCTTTTAAACCATTTAAGTAGCCTTTAATGGAATATTCTTCAGTTAGACGAGGAAGTTTATATTTCCAAATACAGATTGTCTCTCTTCTCCTACTGATAGTAACCCTGCCTATGGCAGATAATGCCTCCTCCTATAAAGATGTATTTGATTTCAGGTTGAGGCTTAAGTACAAACCTTGGCAAACTCTTAAGGACCTTAAGTGCAAGATTTCATGTTTCATCTTTAAACTGTGTTGCGTTAACTACGTTGTCATGTTATGTTAATTGCATTATCATGCTCCATTAACTACGATGTCATGTTAACTACGTTGTCATGTTTTTTGAACTACGTTGTcattttgtatattaattagattattatgttttatattctGTATTTTAACATAACTTATGTTTATTCTGCattgtaaaattttgtattatgtGTTATCATGTTTTATTAACTGTGTTGTCATATTTTATGAATTGCGTTGTCATGTTTTTTGAACtgcgttgtcatattttttgaactacattgttatgttatatattagCTCCATTAATATGTTTCATATTCTTCATTTTAACTTAACTTATGTTCGATGTAATGCTTGACTCTTGAGAAATGACTCATTCTTGAAGCGAGGACATCAAGAAGATGACAGACGAAGAATCCTCCAATGTTACAAAACAGAAGGTTGTAGTTGCTTTATATTGAAAATCATTACAATGAGAGGATGCAGAATATACAAGAGAGGAAAGAACGGTCagtaaagaaaataatttgttcTTTCCATTTTGACTTCTTTGGTTGGTCCTTTGATTAATTTGAAGTAGAGATACTGCAAGGCCAAAAACTACATGTACATCTTATAGTAAGTTCAAATTATAACAGCAAGCTAATACATACATAactaatgtttaaaattctccTTTGGGTTGTTTTGTTACTTTGTAGGGTGTATTGACTGCAAAAAAAGTTTACGAGGTGCTAACACATAGAGGATGGTTGAAACTCTTCCCTCTGTTTGCAACGGTTCATGAAATTTGCACTTGTGTCTTCCTCCTTTATCTAGATGAATACAATGAATGCACCCCTAAAACAATTCTCAATACAGTGTTGTCATATTTTCAATACATCGTTATCATTTTCTCAATACAATGTAGTCATGTTAAAAATACAGTGTTGACATGTTATAAAtacaacatatattacaacttgataaatatatgttaatttgataatactaattattaacattaataatattaattattaacatatatgtCTATAACACAATAGGTTAATTTGataatactaattaataagaTTGATTACAATAtgtatataactaattattaacatatattatacTTTACAACATATATAGTGTTGTTATATTCTCAATACatcattgtcatttttttaatacaacGTTGTCATATTCTCAACGAAGTGTTGTCATatcatttttaaacttaaattaaatgtCTAGAATGTCATCAACGAGAATGTCATGTTTATAAAACTGAAATAACAAACATGACATTCCAGtttaatacaatattaaaattgataatctGTATTTTTATTTCTGTagaattaaatttgaaaattgcaTGTCATGTTCTCAACGAAACGTTGTCATATTTTAAACTGAAGTAATGTTTATTAAACTACAAttcatttttattcttaatatttgttGTCTTTAGGTTATGATGGTCTATATGGTTTTGGTGCAAGTAGTTCATCCCTTTAGAAACATCAATTGCATCTATTAGTAAAGAAAGAATTGTGAATGCATCATTTTACTCGTGTAGATACTTATAGACCCTCAGTTTGGACATGAACTCTGGGAAAAAGTAGAATTCTAtcaactaattattataaatttcttcaatttttttcttttagctACATCAAATCTTATTCCGTTGAATTTAACACAAAATAGTTAACACGTTCCAAAATGAGAGTTACTATATAAGTCGATCCCAAATGATGATTGTCTAATTAGAAACATGATTGTTAAATCTTCTGACATGCACctataaatttcaaaacattctTGTGACCGATTTTCCTACTATTAGTTATATTATTTGGTCTAATATTTTGGACGTAATTCTAGACATAATTTAGAGAGATAGTTATGgactttgtatatatatatgtgagttgTTTCACAGAACATAGATCGAGAAAATATACATACTCATTTTCAATCTTattatggtatcagagctctctCAATGAGAGATTtcgtttttcttcaaaattttcaacgttgattttttcttttagcGTCTCTTCCTCTAATTAACCCTAGTCAGCTCTAAACCCCGACCATGGCATCTAAACCGACTACTGCAACCTTCTCTGTTGCTCATTATGAACATTTCTCTTCATATTACCTTCATCCTAGTGAAGATACAAGCTCGATTATTAGCCCGGTTATATTAAATGTTGATAATTATGAAGATTGGAGGCGTATGATGTATAATAATCTTCGTGCGAAGAACAAACTAGGCTTCCTTGATGGTGATATCACACCTCCAGCCGTCACTCATCAAGATTTTTCTCAATGGGGTATCATTAATTCAATGCTTAATGCATGGATCATGAATACATTGGATGAATCGATCCGGGGTCACATTCGTTATTCATATAAGGTTAAGATTTTGTGGGATGATCTTCATGAGCAATTTTACGTGGACAATGGACCGTGTATTTTGGAGCTTAAGTCTCAGATTGTTGAGTGTAAGCAACATGGTAAGTATGTTTCTAAATACTATTCTGAATTGTGTCATTTACAAGATAATTTAGCTGCGATTGAGAAGCTACCAAAGTGCACATGTGCGGCTGCACCTGAGTATACATGAATTTAGAATTATGCTATTCTCCATCAATTTTGTATGGGATTGGATGCTACTAAATTTGGTAATTGTGTCTCCTCTATTATAATGATGAATCCATTATCTACACTTAATATTGCATATGCTAAGGTTGTTTATGATGAATGAAATCAGGCTGTTTTAGAAGGGAAATCTACTCCTAGGACTGAGGCTATCGGTTTTTCAGCCAATGTTACAGTCTTAGGGCATTCTAACAAGTCCGTCAATGGCTCGGATAAGCGGGGGACATTGTAATAAAAAAAGGCATACGAAGGATAGTTTCTT
It encodes the following:
- the LOC124924419 gene encoding pathogenesis-related protein PR-4-like; translation: MVRCLILIFSLSVGVSNCRGDAPAGTTSNVRVRATYHFYNPQKVNWDLYAVSAYCSTWDGNKPLSWRMKYGWTAFCGPSGPKGQASCGKCLLVTNTRTGAKRTVRIVDQCSNGGLDLDEGVFRQLDTDGSGIAQGHLIVDYQFVDCGNHLQIYSY